Proteins encoded together in one Quercus lobata isolate SW786 chromosome 3, ValleyOak3.0 Primary Assembly, whole genome shotgun sequence window:
- the LOC115981223 gene encoding uncharacterized protein LOC115981223, which produces MVNSSTVMGLIQDTKKFNNCINECFEMLGIDGNGMLSRELLYGGLNKLLSLENNTNQEEEINDLYEVIFKRFDKDEKGLIDRMEFESLIRELMLAMARGIIGGLPVLVALEEHSLVIKAVNMKWLA; this is translated from the coding sequence ATGGTTAATAGCTCCACGGTAATGGGACTCATCCAAGACACAAAGAAGTTCAACAATTGCATCAATGAATGTTTTGAGATGCTAGGTATTGACGGTAATGGTATGCTTTCAAGAGAATTGCTTTATGGGGGTCTTAATAAGCTTTTGTCATTGGAAAACAATACGAACCAAGAGGAAGAGATCAATGATCTCTATGAAGTAATTTTCAAGAGGTTTGATAAGGATGAAAAAGGGTTGATTGATCGAATGGAATTTGAGTCTCTTATTAGGGAGCTCATGCTAGCCATGGCTCGTGGAATAATTGGTGGTCTGCCAGTTCTAGTGGCTCTTGAGGAACACAGTCTGGTTATAAAGGCTGTCAACATGAAGTGGCTAGCTTGA
- the LOC115981224 gene encoding nucleobase-ascorbate transporter 6-like, translating into IGSSVSVENAGLLALTRVGSRRVVQISAGFMIFFSILGKFGAVFASIPAPIIAALYCLFFAYVGSAGLSLLQFCNLNSFRTKFVLGFSIYMGLSIPQYFNEYTVVKGYGPVHTEARWFNDMINVPFSSEAFVAGLLAFFLDVTLHRKDNQTRKDRGMHWWDRFRSFKTDTRSEEFYSLPFNLNKFFPSV; encoded by the exons ATTGGGTCATCAGTTTCTGT tgaaaatgcaGGTTTATTAGCATTGACACGTGTTGGTAGCCGAAGGGTTGTCCAAATATCAGCTGGTTTCATGATCTTCTTTTCCATCCTTG GAAAATTTGGAGCTGTCTTTGCTTCAATCCCAGCACCAATCATTGCAGCTTTATACTGCCTGTTTTTTGCCTATGTGG GTTCAGCAGGCCTCAGTCTTCTTCAGTTTTGCAATTTAAACAGCTTCAGGACAAAGTTTGTATTAGGCTTCTCTATTTACATGGGCTTATCAATACCTCAATACTTCAATGAATATACAGTTGTTAAAGGCTATGGTCCTGTCCACACTGAAGCAAGATGG TTCAACGATATGATCAACGTGCCCTTCTCATCGGAAGCATTTGTTGCTGGCTTGTTGGCCTTTTTCCTTGACGTCACACTGCACCGGAAAGACAATCAAACCAGGAAAGATAGAGGCATGCATTGGTGGGATAGGTTCCGGTCATTCAAAACAGACACAAGAAGCGAGGAATTCTATTCCCTGCCCTTCAATCTGAACAAGTTTTTCCCATCTGTTTGA